One part of the Acetoanaerobium sticklandii genome encodes these proteins:
- the ilvC gene encoding ketol-acid reductoisomerase has translation MYYENDVQADVLKGKKIAILGYGSQGHAHALNLKESGLDVLVGLREDSNSRSKALESGLTVKSVDDCVKEADVVMVLLPDEKQKEVYDSQIEKNLKPGQSLVFAHGFNIHYKQIVPPEFVDVFMVAPKGPGHLVRRTYEKGSGVPALIAVHQDYSSNAKDKALAYAKALGSLRVGAIETSFKEETETDLFGEQAVLCGGVTELIKAGFDTLVEAGYQSEIAYFECLHEMKLIVDLLYEGGFEKMRYSISDTAEYGDYRVGRRIVNQEVRNEMKKVLSEIQDATFANQWIEENRTGRPFYNQVKADELKHPIVNTGKSLRTMMKLEGDK, from the coding sequence ATGTATTACGAAAATGATGTTCAAGCAGATGTACTTAAAGGTAAAAAAATAGCTATTCTTGGTTACGGTAGCCAGGGTCACGCTCATGCACTTAACTTAAAAGAATCAGGTCTTGATGTATTAGTTGGCCTTAGAGAAGATAGTAATAGCAGGTCAAAGGCTCTGGAAAGCGGGCTTACTGTTAAGTCTGTTGATGATTGCGTTAAAGAAGCTGATGTTGTTATGGTTCTATTACCTGATGAAAAGCAGAAGGAAGTATATGACAGCCAGATTGAAAAAAATTTAAAACCTGGTCAATCACTTGTATTTGCTCATGGATTTAATATTCACTATAAACAAATCGTTCCACCAGAGTTTGTAGATGTTTTTATGGTTGCTCCAAAGGGACCAGGGCATCTTGTAAGAAGAACCTATGAAAAAGGAAGCGGAGTACCTGCCCTCATTGCTGTACACCAAGACTACAGCAGTAATGCTAAAGATAAAGCACTTGCATATGCAAAAGCCCTAGGTTCATTAAGAGTAGGAGCTATTGAAACAAGCTTTAAAGAGGAAACAGAAACTGATTTATTCGGTGAACAAGCTGTACTTTGTGGTGGGGTTACAGAATTAATTAAAGCAGGATTCGATACCTTAGTAGAAGCTGGCTATCAAAGTGAAATAGCATATTTTGAATGTCTTCATGAAATGAAACTAATTGTGGACTTACTTTATGAAGGTGGATTTGAGAAAATGCGTTATAGCATTAGTGATACTGCTGAATATGGAGATTATAGGGTAGGACGTAGGATAGTAAATCAGGAAGTGAGAAATGAAATGAAAAAAGTACTTTCAGAGATACAAGATGCTACATTTGCAAATCAGTGGATTGAAGAAAATAGAACAGGTAGACCTTTTTATAACCAGGTTAAAGCCGATGAGCTTAAACACCCTATTGTTAATACAGGCAAAAGCTTAAGAACAATGATGAAACTTGAAGGTGATAAGTAA
- the ilvD gene encoding dihydroxy-acid dehydratase, whose amino-acid sequence MNSDNLKKGYARAPHRALLKSLGLDDEDFEKPFIGVVNAFNEIVPGHIHLRELAQEVKNGIYAAGAIPFEFPVITVCDGLAMNHEGMRYSLPSRELIVDSIEVMVKAHAFDGLVMIPNCDKSVPAMLMAAARLNIPSIIVSGGPMLKGKSATKDLDLVSAFEAVGSFADNKITSEELLEIENMACPTCGSCAGMFTANSMNCITEALGMAMRGNGTVPAVLSKRKLLARKSGKLVVDLVNKNILPRDIMTKEAFQNALAVDMALGCSTNTILHLTAIANEAMVDFDLSLVDEVSKKVPNLCRLSPAGEAHIEDLNDSGGIYAVMNELSKANLINLNVKTVYDKALGELIADIKKGLVIRDISSPYSPTGGIKVLYGNIAPDGCVVKKSAVDEKMFNKTLNARVFDSEEEAVTEILSGNIQPDDAVLIRYEGPKGGPGMREMLSPTSALCGMGLDDKVCLITDGRFSGGSRGAAIGHVSPEAAVCGPISLVLDGDIIILDIDKGSINLDLSTEELNRRKASAEFELKLPKQNIGYLKRYADSVSSASKGAIYK is encoded by the coding sequence ATGAATAGTGACAACCTAAAAAAAGGCTATGCAAGAGCTCCTCATAGAGCTCTGCTTAAGTCTCTGGGACTTGATGATGAGGACTTTGAAAAACCTTTCATTGGAGTCGTAAATGCATTTAATGAAATTGTCCCTGGCCATATCCATCTACGAGAACTAGCCCAAGAAGTAAAAAATGGAATCTATGCTGCTGGAGCTATACCATTTGAGTTTCCTGTCATAACAGTATGCGATGGTTTAGCAATGAATCATGAGGGAATGAGATATTCTTTGCCAAGTAGAGAGCTTATTGTTGACAGTATAGAAGTGATGGTAAAAGCACATGCATTTGACGGCCTAGTGATGATTCCAAACTGTGATAAATCTGTTCCAGCTATGCTTATGGCTGCAGCCAGACTTAATATTCCTTCAATAATAGTAAGTGGAGGCCCCATGCTTAAAGGAAAATCCGCTACTAAAGATTTGGATTTAGTTAGCGCCTTTGAGGCTGTTGGAAGCTTTGCTGATAATAAAATCACATCTGAGGAATTATTAGAAATAGAGAATATGGCTTGTCCTACCTGTGGAAGCTGTGCAGGAATGTTCACAGCAAATTCTATGAACTGTATTACAGAAGCTTTAGGTATGGCTATGAGAGGAAATGGTACTGTTCCAGCCGTACTTTCAAAACGAAAGCTATTGGCACGTAAATCAGGTAAGTTAGTCGTTGATTTAGTAAATAAAAATATTCTTCCTAGAGATATAATGACCAAGGAAGCTTTCCAAAATGCACTAGCTGTAGATATGGCACTTGGATGTTCTACAAATACCATCCTTCATTTAACTGCTATCGCAAATGAAGCAATGGTGGATTTTGATTTATCCTTGGTTGATGAGGTTAGCAAAAAAGTTCCCAACTTATGTAGGCTATCACCAGCTGGTGAAGCTCATATAGAGGATCTCAACGACAGTGGTGGAATATATGCTGTAATGAATGAGCTTTCTAAAGCAAATCTAATAAATCTAAATGTAAAAACTGTATACGATAAAGCTCTTGGCGAGCTTATAGCTGATATAAAAAAAGGATTAGTAATTAGAGATATAAGTAGTCCATATTCACCTACAGGAGGAATAAAAGTCTTGTATGGAAATATAGCTCCAGACGGCTGCGTTGTAAAAAAATCTGCAGTAGATGAAAAGATGTTCAATAAAACTCTTAATGCTAGAGTTTTTGATTCCGAAGAGGAAGCAGTAACTGAAATATTGTCTGGAAATATACAGCCAGATGATGCAGTATTAATAAGATATGAGGGTCCTAAAGGGGGACCAGGAATGAGAGAAATGTTATCCCCTACTTCAGCTTTATGTGGAATGGGCTTAGATGATAAAGTTTGCCTAATCACAGATGGACGTTTTTCTGGTGGAAGCAGAGGAGCTGCAATTGGTCATGTTTCTCCAGAAGCAGCGGTTTGCGGTCCTATATCATTAGTTTTAGATGGTGATATTATAATTCTTGATATTGATAAGGGTTCTATTAATCTCGATTTATCTACAGAAGAACTAAATAGAAGAAAAGCTTCTGCAGAATTTGAATTAAAATTGCCAAAACAAAATATTGGATACTTAAAAAGATATGCTGATTCAGTATCATCAGCTTCTAAAGGTGCAATTTATAAATAG
- the ilvB gene encoding biosynthetic-type acetolactate synthase large subunit, with amino-acid sequence MNTLNGAKYLIDCLSKEGVDVIFGYPGGAVIPLFDALYESEDFIQIRTCHEQGASHAADGYARTTGKVGVCIATSGPGATNIITGLATAFMDSVPVIAITGQVGKSLLGKDSFQEIDITGLTMGITKHNFLVTDANDLKDVVSKAFYIAQNGRPGPVLIDISKDAFMQEIETKEYHKIDKTTDKRHLNYQAEIDKVVNLIKSSRQPVIYAGGGVIKSKSWDSLHELSTKHNIPVVNSIMGLGSFDRNSNLSYGIVGMHGDKDANMLCYESDLILGVGVRFSDRAIGNRNGFTKNSTIVHIDVDETELGKNIDVSYEILGDLNEIMNEISTKLMEYKSPHTRSNDYLAKDYEGFHPKNILTVTQKSVPENTVVVTDVGQHQIWTAKFWKFSLPMKFATSGGLGTMGFGMGAALGAKLGNPDSHVLLITGDGSFRMNHPELLTLSRHNIPITILLFNNSSLGMVRQWQNLFCNSRYAQTDINDGLNLEFLSKAYGINYYKASDLDTLESILKVQDKSQINLIECLLDSDIGAYPIVPPGKSIDTLLTED; translated from the coding sequence ATGAATACATTGAACGGTGCAAAATACCTGATAGATTGCCTTTCTAAAGAAGGCGTGGATGTTATTTTTGGTTATCCTGGTGGAGCTGTGATTCCACTTTTTGATGCCCTGTATGAGTCTGAGGATTTTATACAAATTCGAACTTGTCATGAACAAGGTGCTTCTCACGCTGCAGATGGTTATGCCAGAACTACAGGTAAAGTTGGTGTTTGCATCGCAACCTCAGGTCCCGGCGCAACTAATATAATTACTGGGCTGGCTACTGCTTTTATGGACTCTGTTCCAGTTATAGCAATCACTGGTCAAGTAGGAAAATCACTACTTGGCAAGGACTCATTTCAAGAAATAGATATAACTGGCTTGACTATGGGAATAACAAAACATAATTTCCTAGTAACAGATGCTAATGACTTAAAAGATGTAGTCTCTAAAGCCTTTTATATAGCTCAAAATGGCCGGCCTGGCCCTGTATTAATAGATATATCTAAGGATGCTTTTATGCAGGAAATAGAGACTAAGGAATATCATAAGATTGATAAAACTACAGATAAAAGACATCTAAACTATCAAGCTGAAATCGACAAGGTGGTTAATCTAATTAAATCATCTAGACAGCCTGTTATTTACGCTGGTGGTGGAGTAATAAAAAGTAAATCTTGGGATAGCTTGCATGAGCTTTCTACTAAACACAATATTCCTGTAGTGAACTCAATTATGGGTCTAGGTTCTTTTGATAGAAATTCTAACCTATCTTATGGCATTGTCGGAATGCATGGCGATAAAGACGCAAATATGCTTTGCTATGAAAGTGATTTAATTTTAGGTGTAGGGGTAAGATTCTCTGATAGAGCTATAGGTAATAGAAACGGGTTTACTAAAAATTCAACTATAGTTCACATTGATGTTGATGAGACTGAACTAGGTAAAAATATTGATGTTTCATATGAAATTCTAGGTGATTTAAACGAAATCATGAATGAAATAAGCACTAAGCTTATGGAATATAAATCCCCTCATACTAGAAGCAATGATTATTTAGCAAAAGATTATGAAGGCTTTCATCCAAAAAATATTTTAACTGTAACTCAAAAATCTGTACCAGAAAATACTGTAGTTGTAACCGATGTCGGTCAGCATCAAATCTGGACCGCTAAATTCTGGAAGTTTTCGCTTCCTATGAAATTTGCAACATCTGGTGGACTTGGTACTATGGGTTTTGGTATGGGCGCAGCTCTTGGTGCAAAGCTTGGAAATCCAGATTCTCATGTTCTGCTTATAACCGGAGATGGCTCATTTAGAATGAACCACCCTGAACTACTTACTCTTTCAAGGCACAACATCCCTATTACAATTTTGCTTTTTAATAACTCGTCACTAGGAATGGTAAGGCAGTGGCAGAATCTATTTTGCAATTCAAGGTATGCTCAAACAGATATAAACGATGGCTTAAACCTAGAGTTTTTATCAAAAGCATATGGAATAAACTATTATAAAGCTTCAGATTTAGATACATTAGAATCAATCCTAAAAGTTCAGGATAAATCTCAGATTAATTTAATAGAATGCCTTTTAGATAGTGATATAGGAGCATATCCAATAGTCCCTCCTGGGAAATCTATTGATACTCTACTCACTGAGGATTAA
- a CDS encoding cation diffusion facilitator family transporter, which yields MIKLIIKKFVKNYNDVENKYVRESYGILSGILGILCNLFLFGLKLTIGLIMNSIAIISDAFNNLSDMGTSIVTILGVKMSNSLPDEEHPFGHGRIEYISSLIVSFIIMLVGFELLKSSVDKIRNPEEVIFNPILMLILLMSILVKIWMFSYNSYIGKTINSSINKATAADSLNDVIATSAVILSTVIQRYVNAPVDGFVGVLVSLIIIYTGFNISKDTVNILLGQSPSEETVEKVCSFIQKNEYIIGIHDLRIHDYGPGRSIGSVHVELLDSLELVHAHSIVDKIEKDIMSQTGIDIVIHVDPVGKVSKI from the coding sequence TTGATAAAATTAATTATAAAAAAATTTGTAAAAAACTATAATGACGTAGAAAATAAATATGTAAGAGAATCCTATGGGATATTGTCAGGTATTTTAGGCATCCTATGTAATTTATTTTTGTTTGGACTCAAGCTGACTATAGGATTAATTATGAACAGTATAGCCATAATATCTGATGCATTTAACAATCTATCCGACATGGGTACCTCTATAGTAACTATACTAGGAGTGAAAATGAGTAATTCTTTACCCGATGAGGAACATCCATTTGGTCATGGAAGAATAGAATATATATCTTCTCTAATAGTCTCTTTTATAATCATGTTAGTAGGCTTTGAACTATTAAAAAGCTCAGTAGATAAAATACGAAATCCTGAAGAAGTAATATTTAATCCTATATTAATGTTGATTTTACTTATGTCAATTTTAGTTAAAATATGGATGTTTTCCTATAACTCTTATATTGGAAAAACTATAAATTCAAGTATAAATAAAGCAACTGCAGCTGATAGCCTTAACGATGTTATAGCAACTAGTGCAGTGATTTTATCTACAGTAATTCAGCGCTATGTAAATGCTCCAGTGGATGGGTTTGTAGGAGTCCTTGTTTCTCTTATAATAATCTACACTGGGTTTAATATATCAAAAGACACTGTAAATATACTTCTTGGACAATCACCATCAGAGGAAACTGTAGAGAAAGTATGTAGTTTCATCCAAAAAAATGAGTATATTATTGGAATACATGATTTGAGAATACACGATTATGGTCCAGGAAGATCGATAGGTTCTGTTCATGTTGAGCTGCTTGATTCACTTGAGTTAGTTCATGCTCACTCAATCGTAGATAAAATAGAAAAAGATATTATGAGCCAAACTGGGATAGATATAGTAATCCATGTAGACCCAGTTGGCAAAGTAAGCAAAATTTAA
- a CDS encoding rhodanese-like domain-containing protein, protein MKRLKSKFSVISLALIMSLSLAACAPSQEPAQEAPQAPVESTETEQVEEADVVKDAANAYFANMPENIYKIDEKELVEKVKAEEDILVVDIRSNEDYNKGHLKNAVNIPWGPAIAENLENLPVDKDIYLYCYTGQTAGQATALLNMAGYNVRSINLGWKLGLSNVEGIEEVTQTEAVELVKSTPADIAPELKDAIKVYFDELVAAKGTTYENHKISEDDAKALLDAKDETIQFLSVRKAEDYAKGHIEGAINIPFGKGMQESFGTLPTDKKIIVYCYTGQTAGQAVAGLRILGYDAVSMNFGAGTPATGEGGWINKGYPLVQE, encoded by the coding sequence ATGAAAAGATTGAAATCAAAGTTTTCTGTTATTTCACTTGCATTAATTATGTCTTTATCACTTGCAGCATGTGCTCCATCTCAAGAGCCAGCTCAAGAAGCTCCTCAAGCACCAGTTGAGAGCACTGAAACTGAGCAAGTAGAAGAAGCGGATGTAGTTAAAGACGCTGCAAATGCATATTTTGCTAATATGCCTGAAAACATTTACAAAATTGATGAAAAAGAATTGGTTGAAAAAGTAAAAGCAGAAGAAGATATTTTGGTTGTTGACATTAGATCAAACGAAGACTACAACAAAGGACATCTTAAGAATGCAGTAAACATTCCTTGGGGCCCAGCAATAGCTGAAAATCTTGAGAATTTACCAGTAGATAAAGATATTTACTTATACTGCTATACAGGACAAACAGCTGGACAAGCTACAGCTCTTCTTAATATGGCTGGATATAATGTTCGTTCTATAAACTTAGGATGGAAATTAGGACTTTCAAATGTTGAAGGTATCGAGGAAGTAACTCAAACAGAAGCTGTAGAGCTAGTAAAATCTACTCCAGCAGATATTGCTCCAGAGTTAAAGGATGCAATAAAAGTGTACTTTGATGAGTTAGTAGCAGCAAAAGGAACTACTTACGAAAATCATAAGATAAGTGAAGATGATGCAAAAGCGTTATTAGACGCAAAGGATGAAACTATACAGTTCCTATCAGTTAGAAAAGCAGAAGATTATGCTAAAGGACATATTGAAGGAGCAATCAACATTCCGTTTGGAAAAGGAATGCAAGAATCATTTGGAACTTTACCAACAGACAAAAAAATTATTGTTTACTGCTATACAGGACAAACAGCTGGACAAGCAGTAGCAGGCCTAAGAATTTTAGGATATGATGCAGTTTCCATGAACTTTGGAGCAGGAACACCAGCAACAGGTGAAGGTGGATGGATTAATAAGGGATACCCTCTAGTACAAGAATAA
- a CDS encoding ArnT family glycosyltransferase — translation MKINKNQILLSITIISYICLNIIYLDKFPFVHSDEPWLSGLSKNMLENTSLSVTEPFFDLMPRYPHALKVVFHLIQIPFIYFFGYNIFSVRLISLIFGLLTLFIFYILLKKLTNKTLLSYLGTLLLAVDIQFIYASHFARQEILLLFIFLVSLYILFICRFNITLTPYRNQNLNKLLNKLSVFTIKSEPLLIGSLIGVSIGIHPNSFIIFLPIFLIYSFEFFYNKPKKDYKIFIFLTTVSFFAASFVLISFYFDSDFVAHYFSYGKSFKVDSSIVGKIKGFAKFYKDIIERNGKTYYIPNLDFQFVFFITTFILSLIELVKNHINNKKAEFTCLLYIILSIAGLNLGAMIIGRFNQTSIIFQFPLYYILAVLLIRNLSSKAQNLVLISIIIISSYFSYINIMPYKNLEYNSYLKVLNAIPSDSVVLSNLNTHYYFQSSNFYDYRNLPYLEENNLSIKEYIEKNKIEYIVITEDLSFFYNNKPHYNGVYGNIDFYPDLEAFLAKRCSIISKIKSRLYPMHMVKFTGLYEEYKSMAVKDYWDITIYKVNYPIN, via the coding sequence ATGAAAATAAATAAAAATCAAATATTGTTATCCATAACTATAATTTCATATATATGCTTAAATATAATTTATCTAGATAAATTTCCTTTCGTTCATTCTGATGAGCCATGGCTTAGCGGCTTATCTAAAAATATGCTCGAAAATACCTCATTATCTGTTACTGAACCTTTTTTTGATTTAATGCCTAGATATCCTCACGCATTAAAAGTAGTTTTTCATTTGATTCAAATCCCTTTCATCTACTTTTTTGGTTATAATATTTTTTCAGTGAGATTAATATCTCTTATTTTTGGTCTATTGACACTATTTATATTTTATATTTTGTTAAAAAAGCTTACAAATAAAACTTTACTTTCCTATTTAGGCACACTTTTATTAGCTGTAGACATTCAATTTATTTATGCTTCACATTTTGCAAGGCAAGAAATACTCTTGCTTTTTATATTTTTAGTTTCCCTATACATTTTATTTATCTGTAGATTTAATATAACTTTAACACCATATAGAAACCAAAATTTAAATAAGCTTCTTAATAAGCTTTCTGTTTTTACAATAAAAAGCGAGCCACTTTTAATTGGCTCGCTAATTGGCGTATCTATAGGAATTCATCCTAATAGTTTTATAATATTTTTACCTATTTTTTTAATTTATAGTTTTGAATTTTTTTACAATAAACCAAAAAAAGATTATAAAATTTTTATATTTTTAACAACAGTCTCTTTTTTCGCTGCTTCATTTGTGTTAATTAGCTTTTATTTCGATAGTGACTTTGTAGCTCATTACTTTTCTTATGGCAAAAGTTTTAAGGTTGACTCATCTATTGTGGGAAAAATAAAAGGTTTTGCTAAATTTTACAAGGATATTATAGAGCGAAACGGAAAAACATATTACATACCTAATCTGGATTTCCAGTTTGTATTTTTTATAACTACTTTTATTTTATCTCTGATTGAATTAGTAAAAAACCATATAAATAATAAAAAGGCTGAATTTACATGTTTATTATATATAATTTTAAGTATAGCAGGTTTAAATTTAGGAGCTATGATTATTGGAAGATTTAACCAAACAAGTATTATTTTTCAGTTCCCACTTTATTATATCCTAGCCGTGTTATTAATCAGAAACTTAAGTTCTAAAGCCCAAAATCTAGTCTTAATTAGCATAATAATTATTTCTAGCTATTTTTCATATATAAATATAATGCCATATAAGAATCTCGAATATAATTCATATCTAAAGGTCTTAAATGCTATACCATCGGATAGTGTAGTATTAAGCAATCTAAATACTCACTATTATTTTCAAAGCTCAAATTTTTATGATTATAGAAATTTGCCATATCTTGAAGAAAATAATTTAAGCATTAAGGAATATATTGAAAAAAATAAAATTGAATATATAGTAATCACTGAAGATCTAAGTTTTTTTTATAATAATAAGCCTCACTATAATGGGGTTTATGGCAATATAGATTTTTATCCAGATTTAGAAGCATTTTTAGCTAAAAGGTGCAGTATAATTTCAAAAATTAAATCTAGACTTTATCCCATGCATATGGTTAAATTCACTGGCCTTTATGAAGAGTACAAATCCATGGCTGTTAAGGATTATTGGGACATTACAATTTATAAAGTTAATTACCCAATTAACTGA
- a CDS encoding ABC transporter ATP-binding protein gives MKPILEIKSLNKSYKGNKVISDLSLSIMKGEFVSILGKSGCGKSTLLRLIASMETKDEGYIEINNSAYDYKVFMIFQNFNQLFPWKTVLQNVSFPLEKHKKSKFRKNDIGSLARNYLSLVEYDDDLNKYPFQLSGGMKQKVALARALCLNPALFLMDEPFASLDAQTRTSMQNLLVDLSEKKEMTVLFVTHDILEALNISDRIVVLGDTIIDIPLNIPKEHRLKNNEILALYDKIYQLIG, from the coding sequence ATGAAGCCTATTTTAGAAATTAAAAGTTTAAATAAGTCATATAAAGGAAACAAAGTTATTTCAGATTTATCGCTTAGTATTATGAAAGGCGAATTTGTTAGCATACTTGGGAAATCAGGTTGTGGCAAATCAACTTTACTTAGATTAATTGCATCGATGGAAACAAAAGATGAAGGCTATATAGAGATAAACAATAGTGCTTATGATTATAAAGTATTTATGATTTTTCAGAATTTCAATCAACTTTTTCCTTGGAAAACAGTGCTTCAAAATGTTAGCTTTCCTCTTGAAAAGCATAAAAAATCTAAATTTAGAAAAAATGATATAGGCAGTCTGGCAAGAAACTATTTGTCACTTGTAGAATACGATGATGATTTAAATAAATATCCTTTTCAGCTTTCTGGAGGGATGAAGCAAAAGGTAGCACTGGCAAGAGCACTTTGTCTTAATCCAGCACTTTTTCTCATGGATGAGCCATTTGCCAGTCTAGATGCACAAACTAGAACCTCCATGCAAAATCTACTAGTCGATTTGAGTGAGAAAAAAGAGATGACAGTTTTATTTGTCACCCATGATATTTTAGAGGCGCTAAATATATCAGATAGAATAGTTGTTTTAGGAGATACTATTATAGACATTCCTCTAAACATACCTAAAGAACATCGATTAAAAAATAATGAGATTTTAGCTTTATACGATAAGATATATCAGTTAATTGGGTAA
- a CDS encoding ABC transporter permease, with the protein MIKIKFFWIFIIVMLWSIMFKLEIFNPILFPSPSAVITALGHSFLQEDLHIKLAYSISFILKGLALGFLVACILVIFSLNNKYIESLSDTLASMLDPLPSLAILPIVILWFGTGKNSIIFIILHSVIWPVMVNIKSGIKTQPIVYRELSDLIGINKLQRFFEIQLIGALPSVITGLKVAWARAWRALIGAEMIFGAIDGKSGIGYYIFEKRVFMDTNAMYASLIVIVLLGTLVDYLFSVFENKTLKKWGMI; encoded by the coding sequence ATGATTAAAATTAAATTTTTTTGGATTTTTATAATAGTAATGCTATGGTCAATAATGTTTAAACTTGAGATATTTAATCCAATATTATTTCCGTCTCCTAGCGCAGTTATTACTGCTCTAGGACACTCGTTTCTTCAGGAAGATTTACACATTAAATTAGCATATTCTATTTCATTTATTCTCAAAGGTCTTGCTTTGGGATTTTTAGTTGCATGTATATTAGTAATTTTTTCTTTGAATAACAAATATATAGAAAGCTTATCAGATACATTGGCTTCAATGCTAGATCCACTTCCTTCCTTAGCTATACTTCCTATAGTTATTTTGTGGTTTGGAACTGGGAAAAATTCTATTATTTTTATTATTCTTCACTCTGTAATTTGGCCTGTTATGGTAAATATTAAGAGTGGAATAAAAACTCAGCCTATAGTATATAGAGAGTTATCAGATTTGATTGGAATAAATAAGCTTCAGCGTTTTTTTGAAATTCAGCTAATCGGTGCACTGCCAAGCGTTATTACAGGGCTGAAAGTAGCTTGGGCTAGAGCCTGGAGAGCTTTAATAGGAGCAGAAATGATATTTGGAGCTATCGATGGAAAAAGTGGTATTGGGTACTATATATTTGAAAAAAGAGTTTTTATGGATACAAATGCTATGTATGCAAGTCTTATAGTAATTGTACTATTAGGTACTTTGGTGGATTATTTATTTTCAGTTTTTGAAAACAAAACTTTAAAAAAATGGGGAATGATATAA
- a CDS encoding ABC transporter substrate-binding protein, with protein MRIYNKLKTSVVILLVLIVSMNLVSCSSKKAENPDNLEINIGYQFGTAYFPLEIIQINKIIENKYPNTTISWKQLGNTAAIREGMLSGDIDFGFMAIPPFLIGYDKGMNWKAFTGLSSVPSSLVVNSPSINTLADFTAQDKIALPQQGSVQHILLSMAADKAFNEPKKFDSMLLAMSHPDAMDILRAKNEIKGHFTTPPYTQMELKDKDMKIILESKEAFGEEFTFIIGAGKIENETDIKKVKILNEAIKDALIYIEANPEESAAIFSDKYNMTIPESKDFMNMEGVKFNQEIKGVNRFSEFMNKVEYISKAYNEKEVIWDGYYD; from the coding sequence ATGAGAATATATAATAAATTAAAAACGTCAGTTGTGATTTTGCTTGTATTAATAGTTTCAATGAATTTAGTATCGTGTTCTTCAAAAAAAGCCGAGAATCCAGATAATCTAGAGATTAATATAGGATATCAATTTGGAACTGCCTATTTTCCACTTGAGATAATCCAAATTAATAAAATTATAGAAAATAAATATCCTAATACAACTATTAGCTGGAAGCAGCTTGGAAATACTGCAGCAATAAGAGAAGGAATGCTCTCTGGTGATATAGATTTTGGATTTATGGCGATTCCTCCATTTTTGATTGGTTATGATAAAGGTATGAACTGGAAAGCTTTTACAGGACTTTCGAGTGTTCCTTCGTCGCTTGTAGTAAATTCGCCAAGTATAAATACTTTAGCAGACTTCACTGCTCAGGATAAAATAGCACTACCTCAGCAAGGGAGTGTACAGCACATTTTGCTTTCAATGGCAGCAGATAAAGCTTTTAATGAGCCGAAAAAATTTGATTCTATGCTACTTGCAATGAGTCACCCTGATGCTATGGATATACTTAGAGCTAAAAACGAAATAAAAGGACACTTTACAACACCCCCGTATACTCAGATGGAATTAAAAGACAAAGACATGAAAATAATACTGGAATCTAAGGAAGCTTTTGGAGAAGAATTCACATTTATAATAGGTGCTGGAAAAATTGAAAATGAAACAGATATAAAAAAAGTTAAAATCTTAAATGAAGCTATTAAGGATGCCCTTATTTATATTGAAGCTAACCCTGAAGAAAGTGCTGCTATTTTTTCTGATAAATACAATATGACAATACCCGAAAGCAAGGATTTTATGAATATGGAAGGGGTAAAGTTCAATCAGGAAATAAAGGGAGTAAATAGATTTAGTGAATTTATGAATAAGGTAGAGTATATATCAAAAGCTTATAACGAAAAAGAAGTAATATGGGATGGGTACTATGATTAA